One Halostagnicola kamekurae DNA segment encodes these proteins:
- a CDS encoding methyl-accepting chemotaxis protein has product MTGRRLLLPDRLESPDGAGEESIEAVRAERDFWRSLFEGLVEEFPEPILVVNDDGAITHWNDESAELTGVSDGDALGEQALDVIGTEGVEETLAEEIARTGEAIQESEIRSGGPPDDQWHIRTAGVPLRTPEGESIGAFEYITIVTELVEQRDELEEVQTAISDIVDGAVDELLAAAETNAETTDEVDELAAAQVENLAEVRNEMESLSATVEEISASAEEVSSQSQTAAELADESKDATADIVSIIDDVRDATDTLSATTQNLEQRMQEIDKVVDVIDQIADETNLLAVNANIQAAQVDSGAAGFAVVADEVKALADQSKGEVGTIEEIVDDVTQNTTETIDNVETTIERVDDAIERARAVDEKQSEIKSAVGEATTGIEQIADATDDQAATAQEVTTMLGNSLEQIEAVAAEIETLAETNDQQAAKVREVRDEVAELESEL; this is encoded by the coding sequence ATGACTGGCAGACGTCTCTTGCTCCCAGACCGCCTCGAGTCGCCCGACGGCGCGGGCGAAGAATCGATCGAAGCCGTGCGAGCGGAACGTGATTTCTGGCGATCGCTCTTCGAAGGGCTGGTCGAGGAGTTTCCGGAACCGATTCTCGTCGTCAACGACGACGGTGCGATCACCCACTGGAACGACGAGAGCGCGGAGTTAACCGGCGTTTCCGACGGCGACGCGCTCGGCGAACAGGCGCTGGACGTGATCGGCACCGAGGGCGTCGAGGAGACGCTGGCCGAAGAGATCGCCAGAACGGGCGAAGCGATTCAGGAGTCGGAGATCCGATCCGGCGGCCCGCCGGACGATCAGTGGCACATCCGCACGGCCGGCGTTCCGCTTCGAACGCCCGAGGGCGAGTCGATCGGTGCCTTCGAGTACATCACGATCGTGACGGAACTGGTCGAACAGCGCGACGAACTCGAGGAGGTACAGACGGCGATCAGCGACATCGTCGACGGCGCGGTCGACGAACTGCTGGCCGCCGCGGAGACGAACGCGGAGACGACCGACGAGGTCGACGAACTGGCCGCGGCGCAGGTCGAGAACCTCGCGGAGGTGCGAAACGAGATGGAGTCGCTGTCGGCGACCGTCGAGGAGATCTCCGCCAGCGCCGAGGAGGTCAGCAGCCAGAGTCAGACTGCCGCCGAACTCGCCGACGAATCGAAGGACGCGACCGCCGATATCGTCTCGATCATCGACGACGTCCGCGACGCGACCGACACGCTTTCTGCGACGACCCAGAACCTAGAACAGCGGATGCAAGAGATCGACAAAGTCGTCGACGTGATCGACCAGATCGCCGACGAGACCAATCTGCTGGCGGTCAACGCTAACATCCAGGCCGCGCAGGTCGACTCCGGCGCGGCGGGCTTCGCCGTCGTCGCCGACGAGGTCAAAGCGCTCGCCGACCAGTCGAAAGGCGAGGTCGGAACGATCGAGGAGATCGTCGACGACGTTACCCAGAACACCACGGAAACCATCGACAACGTCGAGACGACGATCGAGCGCGTCGACGACGCCATCGAGCGAGCCAGAGCCGTCGACGAAAAACAATCGGAGATCAAATCCGCCGTGGGCGAGGCAACGACCGGGATCGAACAGATCGCCGACGCCACCGACGACCAGGCCGCCACCGCACAGGAGGTCACGACGATGCTCGGCAACTCCCTCGAGCAGATCGAAGCCGTCGCCGCCGAAATCGAGACGCTCGCGGAAACGAACGACCAGCAGGCCGCGAAGGTCCGCGAAGTCAGAGACGAGGTCGCGGAACTCGAG